The genomic stretch TCGCCGACACCTCCGGCACCGTCAAGTCCTTCCTGGCCAACCTCGCCGAGTCCGTACACGGTGCCGCCGCGAACGCGGTCGCCTTCACCTCCGTCGCGGGCCTCAGACACGGCCTGGCCCTCGCGCCCGAGCCACCGGGGCCGGGGGAGGTGCGGGGCGCGGCGGGCCGCTGGCTGGCCGGGCGGCGGGTCGGCGGGGCGCTCACGGACCCCGTGCTGCTACGGCACCTGCTGTGGATCGCCGTAGCCTCGGGCCTGCCCCTCCAACTGCACGCCGGGCTCGGCGAGCCGGGCTCCCGCATCGACCGCACCGACCCCGTGCTGCTCTCCGACTTCGTGCGGGCGACGGCCGGCCTCGGCACCGATCTGATCCTGCTGCACGGCTACCCGTACCACCGCCACGCCGCCCACCTGGCCGGAGTCTTCCCGCACGTCTACACCGACTCCGGCGCCGCGCTCGTCCGCACCGGCGCCCGCGCGGCCACCGTCCTCGCCGAGATCCTGGAGCTGGCCCCCTTCGGCAAGATCCTCTTCTCCACCGGCGCCCACGGCCTGCCCGAACTGCACGTCGTCGGCGCCCGCCTGTTCCGTGAGGCCCTGGGCCGGGTCCTGGGGACCTGGGTCGCCGACGGCGCCTGGTCCCTGGAGGACGGGCAGCGGGTGGCCCGGATGGTCGCGGCGGGCAACGCCCGCCGGGTGTACGGGCTGAGCGGCGCCTGACGCACCGGCTGAGCCGCCGCAGGGGTTACGCGCGCGTGCCCACCGTCACCTCGGCCGAGGGGCCGGGCAGGTCCAGGGTGGCGTCCGGGCGTTCGCGCAGCGACAGCAGCACCCGCAGCACGCCGATCCACACCAGGCAGGAGCCGAGCATGTGAAGGCCGACCATGGCCTCGGGCAGGTGCGTGAAGTACTGGACGTACCCGATGACGCCCTGGGCGAGCAGGATCACGAAGAGGTCCCTGGTGCGGTCCAGCGGCCCCTTGGGGGCGTCGACCGCTTTGAGGACGAACCACAGGGCGAAGGTGAGGGTCACCACGATCCAGGCGAACACGGAGTGCAGCTTGGCGACGGTCTCCCAGTCGATCGGGATGCGCTTGACGTCGCTGGAGTCGCCCGCGTGCGGGCCCGCGCCGGTGACGATCGTGCCGGCCGTGATCAGCAGGGCGGAGGCGACGACGAGGAACCACACCAGCTGCTGCACGGCCTTGCCGACCAGCGGCCGGGGCACACCGTCGCCCTCACGGGTGCGCTGCCACATCACCCCGGCGACCGTGATCAGCGCCGTCGCCAGCAGGAAGTGCGCCGCGACCGTGTACGGGTTGAGGCCCACGAGCACCACGATGCCGCCGAGGATCGCGTTGCCCATCACCAGCCAGAACTGCGCCCAGCCCAGCCGGGTCAGGCTGCGCCGGTACGGCTTCTGGGAGCGGGCGGCGATGATCGCCCAGCCGACCGCGGCGCACAGCACGTACGTCAGCATGCGATTGCCGAACTCGATCGCGCTGTGATAGCTCAGCGCGTTCGTCGGGGTCAGCGAGCCGTCGGTGCACTCCGGCCAGGTCGGGCAGCCGAGGCCTGAGCCGGTCAGGCGTACGGCGCCGCCGGTGCCGACGATGACCACGGACATCACGAGCGCGGCGAGGGCGGCCCGCTGGACGGTCCTCGACTGCGGGGTCCAGCGTGCGGCGATGAAGGCGAGCGGGTTGCGCAGAGCCGTGGCGGCGTCGGCGGGGTTCAGCTTGGGCACGCGCACCATCGTATGCCGCCGCTTGTGCACGCGTTCACGAGGGTCCTGCCGTGCCCTCACTCCCAGCGGAAGAGCCTTCCCGCCGCCGCGAGACCGACGACCGCCCACACCGCGAGGATCCCCAGGTCA from Streptomyces roseochromogenus subsp. oscitans DS 12.976 encodes the following:
- a CDS encoding amidohydrolase family protein — encoded protein: MIETPSLVDQYCHGVLRTELGLGTFEAQLAHTEGPPAPGTTLFDTQTGFAVRRWCPPLLGLEPHCAPARYLARRRELGVLEAGRRLLRGSGITTYLVDTGLPGDLTGPTEMACDGAAEAREIVRLELLAEQVADTSGTVKSFLANLAESVHGAAANAVAFTSVAGLRHGLALAPEPPGPGEVRGAAGRWLAGRRVGGALTDPVLLRHLLWIAVASGLPLQLHAGLGEPGSRIDRTDPVLLSDFVRATAGLGTDLILLHGYPYHRHAAHLAGVFPHVYTDSGAALVRTGARAATVLAEILELAPFGKILFSTGAHGLPELHVVGARLFREALGRVLGTWVADGAWSLEDGQRVARMVAAGNARRVYGLSGA
- a CDS encoding COX15/CtaA family protein, producing MVRVPKLNPADAATALRNPLAFIAARWTPQSRTVQRAALAALVMSVVIVGTGGAVRLTGSGLGCPTWPECTDGSLTPTNALSYHSAIEFGNRMLTYVLCAAVGWAIIAARSQKPYRRSLTRLGWAQFWLVMGNAILGGIVVLVGLNPYTVAAHFLLATALITVAGVMWQRTREGDGVPRPLVGKAVQQLVWFLVVASALLITAGTIVTGAGPHAGDSSDVKRIPIDWETVAKLHSVFAWIVVTLTFALWFVLKAVDAPKGPLDRTRDLFVILLAQGVIGYVQYFTHLPEAMVGLHMLGSCLVWIGVLRVLLSLRERPDATLDLPGPSAEVTVGTRA